The Opitutaceae bacterium genome has a window encoding:
- a CDS encoding vitamin K epoxide reductase family protein has product MGDADSSVGYSFRGLAGALVCGAGAGLAGYSVLVKLAAVPCFSASCGAVINSEYGDLFGFPVGLIGLVLWGAFPWVPRVGQLGLKVALVVGSIIFILIQAFLLKQFCPICLAHAAACFLVAALPIPGRLTSATVFLGLGLALAAAVGADAWNRRQLLDRIGERGSGPAEVVSPGRIPGLPWLGSEELEDVRLVVSLSCGQCQRILEDLLSGGAFDRPTAPLLFLSEDGNEEVTRVALAAVLSVPESARPDGFARVLGILLVDPSILARDDGETAGFLLSAEFPGLEAHLAEAADLLAAHAEILHRLGIVGTPALVVGGRPAAFERSLVAGDRL; this is encoded by the coding sequence ATGGGGGACGCTGATTCATCAGTCGGGTATTCGTTTCGCGGCTTGGCCGGTGCCCTCGTCTGTGGGGCCGGGGCGGGATTGGCGGGGTATTCCGTGCTGGTCAAGCTGGCGGCGGTCCCGTGTTTCTCGGCTTCGTGCGGTGCCGTCATCAACAGTGAATACGGGGATCTGTTCGGGTTCCCGGTGGGGTTGATCGGTCTGGTCCTCTGGGGGGCGTTTCCCTGGGTGCCGCGAGTTGGTCAACTGGGGCTGAAGGTCGCCCTGGTGGTTGGATCGATCATCTTCATCCTGATCCAGGCGTTTCTTCTCAAGCAGTTCTGCCCGATTTGCCTGGCCCATGCCGCGGCCTGTTTCCTGGTGGCCGCGCTGCCGATTCCGGGGCGCCTCACATCGGCCACGGTTTTTCTCGGATTGGGGCTCGCCCTCGCGGCAGCGGTGGGTGCCGACGCATGGAATCGACGGCAATTGCTCGACCGGATCGGTGAACGCGGGAGCGGTCCGGCAGAGGTCGTCTCTCCTGGTCGGATTCCCGGTCTGCCCTGGCTCGGATCGGAGGAACTGGAGGACGTCCGACTGGTTGTCAGTCTGTCGTGTGGACAGTGTCAACGCATCCTGGAAGATTTGCTCTCCGGCGGCGCCTTTGATCGACCGACGGCTCCGCTGCTTTTCCTCTCGGAGGATGGCAATGAGGAAGTCACCCGGGTGGCTCTGGCTGCGGTGCTTTCGGTTCCGGAATCGGCGCGTCCGGATGGATTTGCCCGGGTTCTCGGCATTCTGCTGGTGGATCCTTCCATCCTCGCCCGCGACGATGGGGAAACGGCCGGTTTTCTTTTGTCAGCGGAGTTTCCCGGTCTGGAGGCCCACCTTGCCGAAGCCGCTGATCTGCTGGCCGCGCATGCGGAAATCCTCCACCGTCTCGGGATCGTAGGCACCCCCGCCCTGGTTGTCGGCGGCCGGCCCGCCGCTTTTGAGCGGTCGTTGGTGGCGGGGGATCGGCTTTAG
- a CDS encoding amidohydrolase family protein produces MTSTLQARHYLTAEPIDVVVADGTIAEIRPAIDQDTSLPWIAPGLVDIQVNGFAGVDFNRPLTDARAWDKACRALLNHGCTHFLATLITNERSAADGLLAGLTEAINRTSVRNCVGFHMEGPFLNPDPGYRGAHHPDWMTPPDTDLLERWQEISGQSVRMVTLAPECAMEAALPFIRAATAGGIRIAIGHSSAMGKTLDEAIRAGADLWTHLGNATPDPNAKFENVIFHTLSRPGLMASVIPDGHHIPPHALSVICRALGDRLILITDAMTGAGAPPGRYTICHLEIDIGEDGIARMPDSGRLAGSTLTPFETVFRAARLTGLPWSEMWTAMSTRPADWLGLSHRLEVGSAASFCLFQVEPQPRLRATWLNGNAFPISMPAQVERTPRG; encoded by the coding sequence ATGACTTCCACCCTGCAGGCCCGCCACTACCTGACCGCTGAGCCGATCGATGTCGTCGTTGCAGACGGGACCATCGCGGAGATCCGCCCGGCCATCGACCAGGATACCTCACTCCCCTGGATCGCACCGGGGCTTGTCGATATCCAGGTCAACGGATTTGCCGGAGTCGACTTCAACCGCCCGCTGACTGACGCCCGGGCCTGGGACAAGGCCTGCCGCGCCCTGCTCAACCACGGCTGCACTCACTTCCTCGCCACCCTGATCACCAACGAGAGATCGGCGGCCGACGGCCTCCTCGCGGGTCTGACCGAGGCCATCAACCGGACCTCGGTCAGAAACTGCGTCGGCTTTCACATGGAAGGCCCGTTCCTGAATCCTGATCCTGGATACAGAGGTGCCCACCATCCCGATTGGATGACACCACCGGACACAGACCTCCTGGAACGCTGGCAGGAAATCTCCGGCCAGTCCGTCCGCATGGTCACACTCGCGCCCGAATGCGCCATGGAGGCCGCCCTGCCTTTCATCCGGGCGGCTACGGCCGGCGGCATCCGAATCGCCATCGGCCATTCCAGCGCGATGGGCAAGACCCTCGACGAGGCCATCCGGGCCGGGGCCGACCTCTGGACCCACCTTGGCAACGCGACCCCGGATCCCAATGCCAAATTCGAGAACGTGATCTTCCACACGCTCTCGAGGCCCGGACTGATGGCTTCGGTCATACCCGACGGACACCATATCCCGCCCCACGCGCTCTCGGTCATCTGCCGGGCCCTCGGCGACCGCCTCATCCTGATCACCGACGCCATGACCGGAGCCGGTGCCCCTCCCGGCCGCTACACCATCTGCCATCTGGAAATCGACATCGGGGAAGACGGCATCGCCCGGATGCCCGATTCCGGTCGGCTTGCAGGTTCCACCCTGACTCCCTTTGAGACCGTCTTCCGGGCCGCCCGGCTGACCGGCCTTCCCTGGTCCGAAATGTGGACCGCCATGTCCACCCGACCGGCGGACTGGCTCGGCCTCTCCCATCGGCTGGAGGTGGGATCCGCCGCGAGTTTCTGCCTCTTCCAGGTCGAGCCTCAACCGCGGCTCCGGGCCACCTGGTTGAACGGTAACGCATTCCCGATCTCGATGCCCGCTCAGGTCGAGCGGACGCCAAGAGGGTAG
- a CDS encoding carbon-nitrogen hydrolase family protein: protein MPRKVRIATVCQNYDVVASADENRDRLLRKAEALVSSRPDLICLPETFTWPYEGGSLNDLAETIPGPTTEVCADLARRANAHVICPLFSRDGPRFLNSAVILDRRGQIVGAYHKAQPVTSSHDYRTLENGVHPGPADLPVFDLDFGRIGIQICFDLIFPETWLQLAAKGAELVFWPSAYDGGRSLDHMAYQLKCPVISSSRGHRSRIIDPMGEVIAQTCESQHTALAMIDLDTVVCHLDFHPKIADELRATYGDRVSCRACQEEALLFIQSNDPDLPVAELVRLHGLERLDDYRERHRKTYAALRDGREPEAQDPPYRDRPQHR from the coding sequence ATGCCCAGAAAAGTCCGCATCGCCACCGTCTGCCAGAACTACGACGTCGTTGCCTCGGCCGACGAGAACCGGGATCGCCTGCTCCGGAAAGCCGAGGCCCTCGTTTCCTCCCGACCCGATCTGATCTGCCTGCCGGAAACCTTCACCTGGCCCTACGAAGGAGGCTCACTCAACGACCTCGCCGAGACCATCCCGGGGCCGACCACCGAGGTCTGCGCCGACCTGGCCCGCCGGGCCAACGCCCATGTCATCTGCCCGCTCTTCTCGCGGGACGGCCCCCGCTTCCTGAACTCGGCCGTCATCCTTGATCGCAGAGGTCAAATTGTCGGGGCCTACCACAAGGCGCAGCCGGTCACTTCCAGCCACGACTACCGGACCCTGGAAAACGGTGTCCATCCAGGCCCGGCGGATCTCCCGGTCTTTGATCTCGATTTTGGTCGGATCGGCATTCAGATCTGCTTTGACCTGATCTTCCCGGAGACCTGGCTGCAACTGGCCGCAAAAGGGGCGGAACTGGTCTTCTGGCCGTCGGCCTACGACGGGGGCCGCTCCCTTGACCACATGGCCTATCAGCTGAAATGCCCGGTCATCTCGTCCTCACGCGGCCATCGCTCCCGCATCATCGATCCGATGGGTGAGGTCATCGCGCAGACCTGCGAATCACAACACACTGCCCTGGCCATGATCGATCTGGACACGGTGGTTTGCCACCTCGACTTCCACCCGAAGATTGCGGACGAACTCCGGGCCACTTATGGAGACCGGGTGAGCTGCCGTGCCTGCCAGGAAGAAGCCCTCCTCTTCATTCAGAGCAACGACCCGGATCTGCCGGTGGCTGAACTGGTCAGGCTCCACGGACTGGAGCGCCTGGATGATTACCGCGAACGGCACCGGAAGACCTACGCCGCCCTCCGGGACGGTCGGGAACCCGAGGCCCAGGATCCTCCCTATCGGGATCGGCCGCAGCACCGCTGA
- a CDS encoding peptide ABC transporter substrate-binding protein has product MRFLDRQTLATSAATALLLLTPGCGKRETTVEAGNRLQILHLGNGAELVDIDPHAVTGKTEHNVITALTEGLVSEDPIDLHPVPGVATHWEVSPDGLTYTFHLRDNARWSNGDPVTAHDFVRSWQRMLTPSMGSEYAYMLYVAEGAEAFHRGDTADFSTVGFREIDPLTVEIKLAQPIPYFLNLLNHYSWYPVHIPTVEKFGGLDRKGSHWTRPGNFVGNGPFVITKWIPNQVVEVEKSETYWDRDKVRLNAIHFHPVDSGETEERMFRSGQLHKTNGIPLSKVDVYKRDYPELLRIDPFLGTMYIRANVTRDKLADPRVRKALALTINREHLTTYVNKTGKIPAYNLTPPNTGGYTATARFEGTADDARRLLAEAGFPGGKGLPRIEMLYPTSENGKVIAEAIQEMWRSALGIDIILVNQEWKVYLDSMNNLDFDLAISVWIGDYADPNTFLDMFETGNGNNRTGWSNPEYDRMLRESARTRDPDERFAIFQKMEAVLIEEAPMLPIYFYTNAYLLDPAVKGWNPTILDNHPYKYVYLDAE; this is encoded by the coding sequence ATGCGATTCCTTGATCGTCAGACCCTGGCCACCTCGGCCGCCACCGCGCTTCTGCTTCTCACCCCGGGATGCGGCAAGCGGGAGACCACCGTTGAGGCGGGCAATCGCCTGCAGATTCTTCATCTCGGGAACGGTGCCGAACTCGTCGACATCGACCCCCACGCCGTCACCGGCAAGACCGAACACAATGTCATCACCGCCCTCACCGAGGGTCTGGTCAGCGAGGACCCGATCGACCTGCATCCGGTGCCCGGGGTGGCCACCCACTGGGAGGTTTCACCTGATGGTTTGACCTACACCTTTCATCTCCGGGACAACGCCCGCTGGTCCAACGGCGACCCGGTCACCGCCCATGATTTCGTCCGTTCCTGGCAACGCATGCTCACCCCGTCAATGGGATCCGAATACGCTTATATGCTCTACGTGGCAGAAGGGGCCGAGGCCTTCCACCGGGGAGACACCGCCGATTTCTCAACCGTCGGGTTTCGCGAGATCGACCCGCTGACGGTCGAGATCAAACTGGCCCAGCCCATCCCCTACTTCCTCAACCTGCTCAACCACTACTCCTGGTACCCCGTGCATATCCCGACCGTGGAGAAGTTTGGAGGCCTCGATCGCAAGGGCAGCCATTGGACGAGGCCGGGAAACTTTGTCGGGAACGGCCCCTTTGTCATCACAAAGTGGATCCCCAACCAGGTGGTCGAGGTGGAGAAATCCGAGACCTACTGGGACCGGGACAAAGTCCGCCTCAACGCCATCCACTTCCACCCGGTCGATAGTGGTGAGACCGAGGAACGGATGTTCCGCTCGGGGCAACTCCACAAGACCAACGGCATCCCGCTCTCCAAGGTCGATGTCTACAAGCGGGACTATCCCGAACTGCTGCGGATCGATCCGTTTCTGGGAACCATGTACATCCGCGCGAACGTGACCCGGGACAAGTTGGCCGACCCCCGCGTCCGCAAAGCGCTTGCCCTCACCATCAACCGGGAGCACCTCACCACCTACGTCAACAAGACCGGCAAAATCCCGGCCTACAACCTGACCCCGCCCAACACCGGTGGCTACACCGCAACGGCCCGCTTCGAAGGTACGGCGGACGATGCCCGTAGGCTTCTGGCCGAGGCCGGCTTTCCGGGCGGGAAAGGTCTTCCCCGGATCGAAATGCTCTACCCGACCTCGGAAAATGGTAAGGTCATCGCGGAAGCCATCCAGGAAATGTGGCGGTCCGCCCTGGGGATCGACATCATCCTGGTCAACCAGGAGTGGAAGGTCTACCTGGACTCGATGAACAACCTCGACTTCGACCTCGCGATCAGCGTCTGGATCGGGGACTACGCCGATCCGAATACCTTCCTCGACATGTTCGAGACAGGCAACGGAAACAACCGGACCGGGTGGTCCAATCCGGAATACGATCGGATGCTTCGGGAATCCGCCCGCACCCGCGATCCCGATGAACGCTTCGCCATCTTCCAAAAGATGGAAGCAGTGCTGATTGAGGAGGCTCCCATGCTCCCGATCTATTTCTACACCAATGCCTACCTGCTCGATCCCGCCGTCAAGGGATGGAACCCGACCATCCTCGACAATCACCCCTACAAATACGTTTATCTCGATGCCGAATAA
- a CDS encoding carbohydrate porin → MVFESGIDRVDDGETGLSGSLIKLTIAPQLSIGRGFNSRPVLRLYLTWAAWSDDFVGHVGGLDYTNSSDGLTLGMQMETWWLAGGAGRGSQSRSEPFRGIGSQTGIVIAGAARCHPHMMKMAAQTFGITVAEGIEGRSLTRQKVGKVVGPLKTTVFLFEDGETRICLITSHFLTHFYRFSNLYRKRIAEALGLPFAQVLSFSSHNHCAVKMVHDQYGFGRAERDLWLEEKDLTDEGLELLRRSIDEICRLPARLEPVTVKWAVGHERRISHNRKGHRVDGTTYFMREEDRLKLGADFNGDIDDDAPVVGFFGTDGRPRAFLTWFTGHPVTAYDPEHLVVFGEFPQVACDRLSEAFGCVPVGFLQGCAGDVSVKGLYGQKPLEESIADATRYGECLGETFIEAAGRLKDSMSDAIGLLSRVVELPYAGLPPLETLEARITETDVFLERCAAGDPDTRTVWGLNFPERMSPTYRAAAVKPLNAWAKWARGLTAGESKERVPTHAEFEVNVLRLGDVGIAGLSCEPFDAIGRQIKRAAPLPLVLPGGYMHDTSLAYVPDSGNNGDLEYMSAFYRYTTTMLPYAQPAGDRLAEAALAMLTELGSG, encoded by the coding sequence TTGGTCTTCGAGAGCGGAATCGACCGGGTGGACGACGGGGAGACCGGGTTGAGCGGTTCCCTGATCAAACTGACCATCGCACCGCAGCTTTCGATCGGGCGCGGTTTCAACAGTCGCCCGGTCCTGCGCCTCTACCTGACCTGGGCCGCCTGGAGTGATGATTTTGTGGGTCACGTCGGTGGCTTGGATTACACCAACAGCAGCGATGGACTGACCCTGGGCATGCAGATGGAGACCTGGTGGTTGGCGGGCGGAGCCGGTAGGGGTTCGCAGAGTCGCTCCGAACCGTTTCGAGGCATTGGCTCACAAACCGGGATTGTCATTGCCGGGGCCGCCCGGTGTCATCCGCATATGATGAAGATGGCGGCGCAGACATTCGGCATCACGGTTGCCGAGGGCATAGAAGGTCGATCGCTGACCCGGCAGAAGGTGGGCAAGGTCGTCGGACCACTGAAGACCACCGTCTTTCTTTTCGAAGACGGCGAGACCCGGATCTGCCTGATCACGTCCCATTTCCTGACTCATTTCTACCGCTTCAGCAATCTCTACCGGAAACGGATCGCCGAGGCGCTCGGCCTGCCTTTTGCGCAGGTGTTGAGCTTCTCTTCCCACAATCACTGCGCGGTCAAGATGGTCCACGATCAGTATGGTTTCGGTCGGGCCGAGCGCGACCTCTGGCTTGAGGAGAAGGACCTGACGGATGAGGGACTTGAGCTGCTGAGGCGATCGATTGATGAAATCTGTCGCTTACCCGCCCGTCTGGAACCGGTCACGGTGAAGTGGGCGGTCGGACACGAGCGTCGCATTTCGCACAACCGCAAGGGCCATCGGGTGGATGGTACGACCTATTTCATGCGGGAGGAAGATCGGCTGAAACTGGGCGCGGACTTCAACGGCGACATCGACGACGACGCCCCGGTGGTCGGTTTCTTTGGGACCGACGGGCGACCCCGCGCCTTCCTGACCTGGTTCACCGGCCACCCGGTAACGGCTTATGATCCGGAGCACCTCGTGGTTTTTGGCGAGTTTCCCCAAGTGGCCTGTGATCGTCTCTCCGAAGCTTTTGGCTGCGTGCCGGTCGGTTTCCTTCAGGGTTGTGCGGGGGATGTCAGCGTGAAGGGTTTGTATGGACAGAAACCGCTCGAGGAGAGCATCGCCGATGCCACCCGCTATGGTGAATGCCTCGGGGAGACCTTCATCGAGGCGGCCGGGCGATTGAAGGACTCGATGTCGGACGCAATCGGGCTGCTGAGCCGGGTGGTGGAGTTGCCCTACGCCGGGTTGCCGCCGTTGGAGACGCTGGAGGCGCGGATCACGGAGACCGATGTTTTTCTTGAGCGTTGTGCGGCGGGCGATCCGGATACGCGGACGGTCTGGGGCTTGAATTTCCCCGAGCGGATGTCGCCGACCTACCGGGCCGCCGCGGTCAAGCCACTGAACGCCTGGGCAAAATGGGCCCGGGGTCTGACGGCCGGGGAGTCGAAGGAACGGGTTCCGACCCACGCGGAATTCGAAGTCAACGTCCTGAGACTTGGAGACGTGGGAATCGCGGGGCTGTCCTGCGAACCCTTTGATGCGATCGGCCGGCAGATCAAAAGGGCGGCGCCGCTGCCCCTCGTTCTGCCGGGCGGATACATGCATGACACCTCCCTGGCCTATGTGCCGGATTCCGGCAACAACGGCGATCTCGAATACATGAGTGCGTTCTATCGCTACACCACGACCATGTTGCCCTACGCCCAGCCTGCCGGCGATCGCCTGGCGGAGGCGGCGTTGGCTATGCTGACTGAACTTGGCTCGGGATGA
- a CDS encoding DapH/DapD/GlmU-related protein, translating to MSSTIDPLSFPNARIGEGTVIEPNVQVGFRYHPDCGRTVIGPASIIRMGTIIYGDVVVGRFFQSGHYAVIRARVTAGDHFALGHHSVLEGLIGIGDGVRIMARVYVPTRTRIGNHVFIGPGCTFLNDKRPARLPEMRTPVGATVEDEVMIGGGCTILPGVRIGKQSFIAAGTVVSKDVPAHSLAIGNPMQIKPLSEDIDRPNLRSMMEAELDLWHPQGPDPADVSWV from the coding sequence ATGTCCTCTACAATTGACCCTCTTTCGTTTCCCAATGCCCGGATCGGTGAGGGTACGGTGATTGAGCCGAATGTGCAGGTGGGTTTCCGCTACCATCCGGATTGCGGACGAACGGTGATCGGCCCCGCAAGTATCATTCGGATGGGTACGATAATCTACGGTGATGTCGTGGTGGGGCGTTTCTTCCAGAGCGGGCATTATGCGGTCATCCGCGCCCGGGTGACGGCGGGGGATCACTTCGCCCTGGGGCACCATTCCGTCCTGGAGGGACTGATCGGGATCGGCGATGGCGTTCGGATCATGGCGCGGGTTTATGTCCCGACCCGCACGCGGATCGGGAACCACGTCTTCATTGGACCGGGCTGCACCTTCCTCAATGACAAGCGGCCGGCGCGGTTGCCGGAAATGAGGACGCCGGTTGGGGCAACGGTGGAGGATGAGGTCATGATCGGCGGAGGGTGCACCATCCTTCCCGGGGTGAGGATCGGAAAGCAGAGTTTTATCGCAGCCGGAACGGTCGTGTCAAAGGACGTGCCGGCGCACAGTCTGGCCATTGGCAACCCAATGCAGATCAAGCCGCTTTCGGAGGATATCGACCGGCCCAATCTTCGATCCATGATGGAGGCGGAGCTGGACCTCTGGCATCCCCAGGGACCGGACCCTGCGGACGTATCGTGGGTGTGA
- a CDS encoding cytochrome c, which yields MKKLLPLSLLFSLGFAVGGYAADSAAVWTESCQKCHGANGNGDTKMGKKLKLGDLTKAEVQAEFTDEAAFKAIKEGIKDESGKTLMKPIEGLTDEEITALVHYVRGLKQ from the coding sequence ATGAAGAAACTCCTGCCCCTATCGCTTCTGTTCTCCCTTGGATTTGCCGTTGGCGGTTATGCGGCCGATTCTGCCGCCGTCTGGACCGAATCCTGTCAGAAATGCCACGGGGCCAACGGCAACGGCGACACCAAGATGGGGAAGAAACTGAAACTCGGCGACCTGACGAAAGCCGAGGTTCAGGCCGAGTTTACCGATGAGGCGGCCTTCAAGGCCATCAAGGAAGGGATCAAGGACGAAAGCGGGAAGACCCTGATGAAGCCAATCGAGGGCCTGACCGATGAAGAAATCACGGCCCTGGTCCACTACGTTAGGGGCCTGAAGCAATAG
- a CDS encoding DUF4242 domain-containing protein: protein MKNRRIIPTSILCLSMLAIANALAGGQEAKQTTESSGAVSLGDVPAGQHLYVIERGIPGAGNLTADQLKAISQTSCGVLHEMGPKIQWLHSYVTGDKIYCIYTAANKELVVEHAKKGGFPANSVSEVAHIISPATAEE, encoded by the coding sequence CCCCACCTCCATTCTTTGCCTGTCGATGCTCGCCATCGCCAATGCCCTCGCAGGAGGACAGGAGGCCAAACAGACGACCGAAAGCTCAGGGGCGGTCAGCCTCGGGGATGTGCCGGCCGGTCAGCACCTCTACGTGATTGAGCGCGGCATTCCCGGAGCGGGAAATCTGACGGCTGACCAACTGAAGGCCATTTCGCAGACTTCCTGCGGGGTGCTGCATGAGATGGGTCCCAAAATCCAATGGCTGCACAGCTACGTCACGGGGGACAAGATCTACTGCATCTACACCGCGGCGAACAAGGAATTGGTGGTCGAGCACGCAAAGAAGGGTGGATTTCCGGCCAACTCGGTCAGCGAAGTCGCCCACATCATCTCCCCGGCTACAGCCGAGGAGTGA